In Osmia lignaria lignaria isolate PbOS001 chromosome 5, iyOsmLign1, whole genome shotgun sequence, a single genomic region encodes these proteins:
- the Ssu72 gene encoding ssu72 CTD phosphatase, translating to MPAPNSISVAVICSSNMNRSMEAHAFLSKKGFNVKSFGTGDKVKLPGNAPDRPNIYDFGTTYDEIYNDLLSKDKQYYTQNGLLHMLDRNRRIKPKPERFQLSKDKFDILITCEERVYDQVIECMESRTPEDNQPVHLINIDIQDNHEEATVGSFLICELVTVLANSEDLDNDIDELLHEFESKFQRTILHTVLFY from the exons ATGCCTGCACCAAATTCTATCAGCGTAGCTGTAATATGTTCTAGCAATATGAATAGAAGTATGGAAGCTCATGCTTTTCTGAG taaaAAGGGATTCAACGTAAAATCTTTTGGTACTGGTGATAAAGTAAAACTTCCTGGAAATGCTCCTGATCGACCCAACATCTATGATTTTGGAACAACATATGATGAAATTTACAATGATCTTTTATCAAAGGACAAGCAATA CTACACCCAAAATGGTTTATTACATATGTTGGACAGAAACCGTAGAATAAAACCTAAACCAGAAAGGTTTCAGTTATCTAAGGACAAGTTTGATATCTTAATCACTTGTGAAGAACGTGTATATGACCAAGTAATTGAATGCATGGAATCCAGAACTCCAGAGGATAATCAACCTGTGCATTTGATTAATATTGATATTCAAGATAATCATGAAGAAGCTACTGTTGGATCATTTCTCATTTGTGAATTAGTCACTGTG TTGGCCAATAGCGAGGACTTAGATAACGATATAGACGAATTGCTTCACGAATTTGAATCGAAGTTTCAAAGAACAATTCTGCATACCgtgcttttttattaa
- the Ns3 gene encoding nucleostemin 3, with product MGKKGKAEGGNLGKALIRDRFGSSRNRKNVGSSMLHTAEINDGYDWGRLNLQSVTEENSFQEFLSTAELAGTEFYAEKLNIKFVNPKSGIGLLSKDEKEQVLESQRKNKVFLKIPRRPKWDSTTTAQELQSKEREEFLEWRRSLSMLQEVEGLMLTPYEKNLEFWRQLWRVVERSDVIVQIVDARNPLLFRCEDLEEYVKEVDPKKMNMILINKADFLTEEQRQGWAKYFSDINVQVAFFSATLASEEQKAKNIIEEEGSEDELDSDLESEGDENDHSDESLYNSEFASESEYESADDGSNSTNTEDTDKISKLKVEEPVHPKGNECNLPAPETIIEKVDEQNKKEDNTKVQNSSELLGRDQLVSFFKTIYKGETYTKGVATIGLVGYPNVGKSSTINALLMDKKVSVSATPGKTKHFQTLFLDKDLLLCDCPGLVMPSFISTKAEMILNGILPIDQMKDHVPPITLLGTLIPRHILEDLYGIMIPLPLEGEDPDRPPTAEEILNAYGYNRGFMTQNGQPDNPRSSRYLLKDFVNGKLLYCVAPPTVEQEKFHTFPPRKRIHSTNKHVPIKTISANKGSKVTSEDVDKVFFQNNSSAAHVKGVMGKMHGICRYDSKDTVSMIGSTQSLTLEEKPWKKINKHANKKKREKTRRLYAHLDRH from the exons ATGggtaaaaaaggaaaagcagAAGGTGGTAATTTAGGCAAAGCTTTGATCAGAGATCGTTTCGGTTCTtcgagaaatagaaaaaatgttGGCTCGTCTATG CTTCATACGGCTGAAATAAACGATGGATACGACTGGGGACGTCTTAATCTTCAATCTGTTACcgaagaaaattcttttcaaGAGTTTCTTTCTACCGCGGAATTAGCGGGGACTGAGTTCTATGCCGAAAAGTTGAATATTAAGTTCGTTAATCCAAAGAGCGGTATAGGATTACTTTCGAAAGATGAAAAAGAACAGGTATTGGAGTcgcaaagaaaaaataaagtattcTTGAAAATACCCAGAAGACCAAAATGGGATAGTACCACAACTGCCCAGGAACTGCAAagtaaagaaagagaagaattcCTGGAATGGAGACGTTCACTTTCTATGTTACAAGAAGTAGAAGGATTGATGTTAACTCCTTATgaaaaaaatttggaattttggaggCAGCTATGGAGGGTTGTAGAACGTAGTGATGTTATTGTGCAAATTGTTGATGCAAGGAATCCTTTGCTCTTTCGCTGTGAGGATTTGGAAGAGTATGTCAAAGAAGTAGATCCAAAGAAAATGAATATGATATTGATCAATAAAGCAGATTTCCTAACAGAGGAACAAAGACAAGGATgggcaaaatatttttcagatatTAATGTCCAAGTTGCATTCTTTTCTGCCACATTGGCATCAGAAGAACAGAAGGctaaaaacataatagaggaggAAGGTTCTGAAGATGAACTAGATAGTGATCTAGAAAGTGAAGGGGATGAGAATGATCACAGTGATGAATCCTTATATAATTCAGAATTTGCTTCAGAAAGTGAATATGAAAGTGCAGATGATGGTAGTAATAGCACTAATACAGAGGATACAGATAAAATTTCTAAACTAAAAGTTGAAGAACCAGTCCATCCCAAAGGCAATGAATGTAATTTACCTGCACCAGAAACTATCATTGAAAAAGTAGACGAACAAAATAAGAAAGAAGACAACACAAAAGTCCAAAATTCATCAGAGTTATTAGGCAGAGATCAATTAGTATCATTTTTCAAAACAATTTACAAAGGTGAAACATATACAAAAGGTGTTGCAACAATTGGTTTAGTAGGATATCCAAATGTTGGTAAAAGTTCCACAATTAATGCTTTATTAATGGACAAAAAAGTATCAGTCTCAGCAACACCAGGAAAGACAAAGCATTTCCAGACACTGTTCTTGGATAAGGATTTACTTTTATGCGATTGTCCTGGATTAGTAATGCCTAGCTTTATTTCCACAAAAGcagaaatgattttaaatgGCATATTACCTATTGATCAAATGAAAGACCATGTACCACCAATCACCTTACTCGGTACTTTAATACCGCGACATATTTTAGAAGATCTTTATGGTATCATGATACCTCTACCGTTAGAAGGAGAAGATCCTGATCGTCCCCCAACTGCAGAAGAAATTTTAAACGCCTACGGAT ATAATAGAGGTTTCATGACACAAAATGGACAACCGGACAATCCACGTTCGAGTCGATACCTTTTAAAAGATTTTGTAAACGGTAAACTACTGTATTGTGTCGCACCGCCAACAGTAGAGCAAGAAAAATTCCATACATTCCCTCCACGAAAAAGAATTCATTCTACAAACAAACACGTACCGATTAAGACAATAAGCGCAAATAAGGGAAGTAAAGTCACTTCCGAAGATGTGGATAAAGTATTTTTCCAAAACAATAGTTCTGCCGCGCATGTAAAGGGAGTAATGGGAAAGATGCACGGTATATGCCGTTATGATTCTAA GGATACAGTATCAATGATTGGTTCCACACAGAGTTTAACACTTGAAGAGAAACCATGGAAAAAGATCAATAAACatgcaaataaaaagaaacgtgaAAAAACAAGAAGATTGTATGCACATCTTGATCGACATTGA